In the genome of Amphiura filiformis chromosome 4, Afil_fr2py, whole genome shotgun sequence, one region contains:
- the LOC140149640 gene encoding beta-2 adrenergic receptor-like, producing the protein MASMATEEEYFEGTGIPLTSTDDLSKEENNESIGLTFTEGFKIVVGIMGLLGNMTVCLAVIQMRSKEVKFLIGSQAAIDLLTSIVLLAGTFTSRYTFVQLVSPDSYFFGYIYCVFWHYDGLLFYLSTMSTYNLVAISVERYIAVLHPMWYRTNFSRNKAIVLGALLWLIAPTMQLVTCIGQTYYIDGRCRWIGFTPIVEAITGILLFIWDFFGPCIVMGYCFARIIFELMTQDERTKELQADNEVSTVSRVKEEGHKESGKAVTAAGTNRSRNVTKTFLLVFIAFVLCWVTNQVLYLQKNLDDHVIVSDHGGKQRAVHVYDIKGTLLHTFTTPPGGNLCPSRSMRCPR; encoded by the exons ATGGCGAGTATGGCAACTGAAGAAGAATACTTCGAAGGAACTGGTATTCCACTGACATCTACCGATGATCTTAGCAAAGAGGAAAACAACGAAAGCATCGGTCTGACATTCACCGAAGGTTTCAAGATAGTCGTTGGTATCATGGGACTACTGGGGAACATGACGGTATGTCTGGCGGTAATCCAGATGCGTTCTAAAGAAGTGAAATTCTTGATTGGTTCGCAAGCAGCAATTGATCTGCTGACATCCATCGTGCTACTTGCTGGGACTTTCACCAGTCGATATACGTTTGTCCAGTTGGTATCTCCCGATAGCTACTTTTTTGGTTATATTTATTGCGTGTTTTGGCATTACGATGGACTGCTTTTCTATCTCTCTACTATGTCTACTTATAATCTGGTGGCCATCTCTGTTGAACGTTACATTGCCGTTTTGCATCCTATGTGGTATAGAACAAACTTTTCGAGGAACAAAGCCATCGTTCTGGGAGCTTTGCTGTGGTTGATAGCTCCAACCATGCAACTTGTGACCTGCATTGGACAGACGTACTACATTGACGGGCGTTGTCGTTGGATAGGTTTCACGCCGATCGTTGAGGCCATCACAGGCATCCTCCTCTTCATTTGGGATTTCTTCGGGCCTTGCATCGTTATGGGATATTGCTTTGCGAGAATAATATTCGAACTGATGACGCAAGATGAACGAACGAAAGAATTACAAGCTGATAACGAAGTATCAACCGTATCGAGAGTCAAAGAAGAAGGTCACAAGGAGTCTGGGAAAGCTGTCACCGCTGCAGGAACAAACCGAAGCCGAAACGTGACCAAAACGTTCCTGCTCGTGTTTATCGCCTTTGTGTTATGTTGGGTTACCAATCAAGTGTTGTATTTGCAAAAGAATCTGG ATGATCATGTTATTGTTAGCGATCATGGTGGCAAGCAAAGGGCTGTTCACGTGTATGACATCAAAGGCACTCTACTTCACACTTTCACCACTCCACCAGGAGGAAATCTTTGCCCTTCCAGGAGTATGCGTTGTCCAAGATGA
- the LOC140149641 gene encoding cannabinoid receptor 1-like, whose protein sequence is MANNMGTVEDNFEGTGSPLISTVDLSNEENNESIGLAFTEGFKIIVGIMGILGNLTVCLAVIQMRSKEVKFLIGSQAAIDLLTSIVLLAGTFTGRNTFVQLVSPNNYIFGYIYCVFWHYNGLLFYLSTMSTYNLVAISVERYIAVLHPMWYRTNFSRNKAIVLGASLWLIAPTMQLVTCIGQTYYIDGRCRWIGFPLIGEAITGILLFIWDFFGPCIVMGYCFARIIFELMTQDERAKELQADKEISTVSRVTEDGHKESGKSAVVTAAGINRSRNVTKTFLLVFIAFVLCWVTNQVLYLQKNLGGYRYHGTSLNHFANGMAILNSAINPFIYVFRFKQYREKMKAMCSFR, encoded by the coding sequence ATGGCGAATAATATGGGAACTGTAGAAGACAACTTCGAAGGAACTGGTAGTCCACTGATATCTACCGTTGATCTTAGCAATGAGGAAAACAACGAAAGCATCGGTCTCGCATTCACCGAAGGTTTCAAGATAATCGTCGGTATTATGGGGATACTGGGGAACTTGACGGTATGTCTGGCGGTAATCCAGATGCGTTCTAAAGAAGTGAAATTCTTGATCGGTTCGCAAGCAGCAATTGATCTGCTGACATCCATCGTGTTACTTGCTGGGACTTTCACCGGTCGAAATACGTTTGTCCAGTTGGTATCTCCCAATAATTACATATTTGGATATATCTATTGCGTGTTTTGGCACTACAATGGACTGCTTTTCTATCTCTCTACTATGTCTACTTATAATCTAGTGGCCATCTCTGTTGAACGTTACATTGCTGTTTTGCATCCTATGTGGTACAGAACAAACTTTTCGAGGAACAAAGCCATCGTTCTTGGAGCTTCGCTGTGGTTGATAGCTCCAACCATGCAGCTTGTGACCTGCATTGGACAGACGTATTACATTGACGGGCGTTGTCGTTGGATAGGTTTCCCGCTGATCGGTGAGGCCATCACAGGAATCCTTCTCTTCATTTGGGATTTCTTCGGGCCTTGCATCGTTATGGGATATTGTTTTGCAAGAATAATATTCGAACTGATGACGCAAGATGAAAGAGCGAAAGAATTACAAGCTGATAAGGAAATATCAACAGTATCGAGAGTCACAGAAGACGGTCACAAAGAGTCGGGGAAATCCGCCGTTGTCACCGCTGCTGGAATAAACCGAAGCCGAAACGTGACCAAAACGTTCCTGCTCGTGTTTATCGCCTTTGTGTTATGTTGGGTTACCAATCAAGTGTTGTATTTGCAAAAGAATCTGGGTGGGTATAGATACCATGGCACTTCATTGAATCACTTTGCCAATGGAATGGCGATTCTAAATTCGGCTATAAATCCATTCATTTATGTTTTCCGTTTCAAACAATATCGAGAGAAAATGAAAGCTATGTGCAGCTTCCGATAA
- the LOC140149527 gene encoding uncharacterized protein, which produces MAMLASDTDTSSCADSDKPAENTQVAAPYTNKSSSPSWTHENLINQHYPSQNKDSGSTHPLPNPISTGEASKLLEEYFSTAFEDNRLHSFYTCSTTCSDIPDTEKERIRHLKPGTSGKDPTKKKRSADMFKHTWITADKTSFCEKTGIWWLVYVEGEGMLCLLCRIHNMCCNTKNKFNKNPCVNFKISAVTGHGESSGHVQAIKCELDTRNSPLAQEYQEEHDFAGNITYDTSGADTKPTKKMDVNQETEGVNQQQITATLLNATRLKEKALNTILKGNVGLAKEQYENALQLLDTIQPSSTKDIQKKDDMIPKIYSNIAECFLRLQDPEKALIYSGKSVQINPLDAKALFRHGRACHRLQQLDSAEEYLKKALNCSTDDTLDAVIIRELTEVKKEKRSGTYK; this is translated from the exons ATGGCGATGTTGG CTTCAGACACTGATACGTCATCATGTGCTGATTCAGACAAACCTGCAGAAAACACGCAAGTGGCTGCTCCGTATACGAATAAGTCTTCTTCTCCAAGCTGGACTCACGAAAATCTTATAAACCAGCATTACCCTAGTCAAAATAAGG ACTCTGGAAGTACCCACCCATTGCCAAATCCTATATCAACTGGGGAGGCCAGCAAGCTTTTGGAAGAGTATTTTTCTACTGCTTTTGAAGATAATCGGCTCCACAGCTTTTACACTTGTTCAACGACATGTTCTGACATACCAGACACGGAGAAGGAACGAATTCGTCACCTAAAGCCAGGAACGTCTGGAAAAGATCCCACTAAGAAGAAACGTAGTGCAGACATGTTCAAGCACACATGGATAACAGCTGACAAAACGTCATTCTGCGAAAAAACCG GAATATGGTGGCTGGTCTACGTTGAAGGTGAGGGTATGCTTTGTCTTCTGTGCCGTATTCACAACATGTGTTGCAACACCAAGAACAAGTTTAATAAAAACCCGTGTGTCAACTTCAAAATCAGCGCTGTCACTGGTCACGGAGAGTCATCTGGGCATGTCCAGGCTATTAAATGTGAATTAGACACACGAAATTCACCTCTGGCACAAGAATACCAAGAAGAACACGACTTTGCAGGTAACATCACCTATGATACATCTGGCGCTG ATACAAAGCCAACCAAGAAAATGGACGTCAATCAGGAAACAGAAG GAGTAAACCAACAGCAAATTACTGCAACGCTTTTGAACGCCACCCGTCTAAAGGAG AAAGCTCTTAACACAATTTTAAAAGGAAACGTAGGCTTGGCTAAGGAGCAGTACGAAAAT GCATTACAACTATTGGATACAATTCAGCCTTCATCTACCAAAGATATCCAGAAAAAAGACGACATGATTCCGAAAATTTATTCAAACATTGCAGAGTGCTTTCTTAGGTTACAAGATCCTGAAAAGGCGTTAATTTACAGTGGCAAATCGGTACAAATAAACCCGCTTGATGCTAAGGCATTGTTTAGACACGGTCGA GCATGTCATCGGTTGCAGCAGCTAGACTCTGCGGAGGAATATTTGAAAAAGGCACTCAATTGCTCAACAGATGACACATTAGATGCGGTGATCATAAGAGAACTGACAGAGGTCAAGAAGGAAAAAAGATCAGGtacatacaaataa